In a single window of the Lagenorhynchus albirostris chromosome 19, mLagAlb1.1, whole genome shotgun sequence genome:
- the HRC gene encoding sarcoplasmic reticulum histidine-rich calcium-binding protein isoform X1, with the protein MGHCGPWLHTFLLWAAVASLLLPTAVTQQLRGAGLGPSNWNDNAGASGPSEDASGKVGHPTHSHRGHGDENKDVSTESGHHLWGHGDHREEDEDVSRESQDHRYQGHKVGDENTSDEEEHTEHAQQARGHRSHGNEEADDSAEHGHHFPSHRSHGRRDEDEDEVVSSEHHHHIVRHVHRGHGEEEDEEEEEEDVSTEYGHQVHRHQDHGKEKDEDVSDEHHHHGPSHRHRGHEEEEDDDDDVSTEYIHQTHRSQGHGKEDNEDVSDEHHHHIPSHRHQGHRDKEDEDEDVSTEHWHQVPRHTHHGLGDDEEEITVKFSHHVASHQPQGHKSTKEEDFPEEHERAVRGHHHRGVPKEEDEDTSAKLGHQAPSHRQQSHRDKGTGHRESIKEETNHQSPEYMGVKDRSHLRESDSEEEEEEKEEDHSSHEDDDEGSEEGGEGTHHGSLDQEDEEDKEEGHGLSLSQEEEEEEEEEEKEERREERAEVWVPLSQDHQEEEDEEEGLEEDELPFTIIPNPLARREVSGGASSEEESGEDMDQQDAQEYGNYQPGSLCGYCSFCNRCTECENCHCDEENMGEHCDQCQHCQFCYLCPLLCETVCTPEPWQTCWKLRNPNPDTRLRRRYISLALQPLSTGHIYFSE; encoded by the exons ATGGGCCACTGTGGGCCATGGCTGCACACTTTTCTCCTCTGGGCTGCAGTGGCCAGCCTGCTTCTCCCCACTGCCGTGACCCAGCAGCtgagaggggctgggctggggcccagcaaCTGGAACGACAATGCAGGAGCTTCGGGGCCCTCAGAGGACGCATCGGGCAAGGTTGGCCACCCCACGCACAGCCATAGAGGCCACGGAGATGAGAACAAGGATGTTTCCACGGAGAGTGGGCATCATTTGTGGGGCCACGGAGACCACAGAGAAGAGGATGAAGATGTCTCCAGAGAATCCCAAGACCATAGGTACCAAGGCCACAAGGTGGGAGATGAGAACACCTCTGATGAGGAGGAACATACAGAGCATGCTCAGCAGGCCCGTGGGCACAGAAGCCATGGGAATGAAGAGGCGGATGATTCAGCTGAGCACGGGCACCACTTCCCCAGCCACAGGAGCCATGGCCGTCGAGATGAGGACGAAGACGAAGTTGTGTCCAGTGAGCATCACCATCATATCGTTAGGCATGTACACCGAGGCCATGGAGAAGAGGAggatgaagaagaggaagaggaggatgtCTCCACTGAGTATGGACACCAGGTCCACAGACACCAAGACCACGGGAAGGAAAAGGATGAAGATGTCTCAGATGAACACCACCATCATGGCCCCAGCCACAGACACCGAGgccatgaagaagaagaagatgatgatgatgatgtctcCACTGAGTACATACACCAGACCCACAGGAGTCAAGGCCATGGGAAGGAAGACAATGAAGATGTCTCAGATGAACACCACCATCATATCCCTAGCCACAGACATCAAGGCCACAGAGACAAGgaagatgaggatgaggatgtgTCCACTGAACACTGGCACCAGGTTCCCAGACACACCCACCATGGCCTTGGAGACGACGAGGAGGAGATCACAGTCAAGTTCAGCCACCATGTTGCGAGCCACCAGCCCCAAGGCCACAAGAGCACTAAGGAGGAGGACTTCCCAGAGGAACATGAAAGAGCAGTCCGTGGCCATCACCACCGCGGAGTCCCCAAGGAGGAAGATGAGGACACCTCTGCCAAGCTTGGCCACCAGGCTCCCAGCCACAGGCAGCAAAGCCACAGAGATAAAGGGACTGGCCACAGAGAGTCCATCAAAGAGGAGACTAACCACCAGTCCCCAGAATACATGGGTGTAAAGGATAGAAGCCATTTAAGAGAGAGTGAttctgaggaggaagaggaagagaaggaagaggatcacaGCTCccatgaagatgatgatgaaggttcagaggagggaggagaaggtaCCCACCATGGCAGCCTGGACCAGGAGGATGAGGAAGACAAGGAGGAAGGTCATGGCCTCAGCCTGagccaggaagaggaggaagaagaggaggaagaagagaaggaggagaggagggaagagagggctgAGGTTTGGGTCCCACTGAGCCAAGACCACCAGGAGGAAGAAGAtgaggaggaggggctggaagaGGATGAGCTCCCCTTCACCATCATCCCCAACCCACTGGCCAGGAGGGAGGTGTCTGGAGGTGCCTCCAGTGAAGAGGAGAGTGGTGAGGACATGG ATCAGCAGGATGCCCAGGAGTATGGGAACTACCAGCCAGGGTCCCTGTGTGGCTACTGCTCCTTCTGCAAT CGATGCACTGAATGTGAGAACTGTCACTGTGACGAGGAGAACATGGGAGAGCACTGCGACCAGTGCCAG cactgCCAGTTCTGCTACCTCTGCCCGCTGCTCTGCGAAACTGTCTGCACTCCGG AGCCCTGGCAGACATGCTGGAAACTCCGAAACCCTAACCCAGACACACGGCTGCGGCGCAGATACATCTCCCTGGCCCTCCAACCCCTTTCCACGGGCCATATTTATTTCTCTGAATAA
- the HRC gene encoding sarcoplasmic reticulum histidine-rich calcium-binding protein isoform X2: MGHCGPWLHTFLLWAAVASLLLPTAVTQQLRGAGLGPSNWNDNAGASGPSEDASGKVGHPTHSHRGHGDENKDVSTESGHHLWGHGDHREEDEDVSRESQDHRYQGHKVGDENTSDEEEHTEHAQQARGHRSHGNEEADDSAEHGHHFPSHRSHGRRDEDEDEVVSSEHHHHIVRHVHRGHGEEEDEEEEEEDVSTEYGHQVHRHQDHGKEKDEDVSDEHHHHGPSHRHRGHEEEEDDDDDVSTEYIHQTHRSQGHGKEDNEDVSDEHHHHIPSHRHQGHRDKEDEDEDVSTEHWHQVPRHTHHGLGDDEEEITVKFSHHVASHQPQGHKSTKEEDFPEEHERAVRGHHHRGVPKEEDEDTSAKLGHQAPSHRQQSHRDKGTGHRESIKEETNHQSPEYMGVKDRSHLRESDSEEEEEEKEEDHSSHEDDDEGSEEGGEGTHHGSLDQEDEEDKEEGHGLSLSQEEEEEEEEEEKEERREERAEVWVPLSQDHQEEEDEEEGLEEDELPFTIIPNPLARREVSGGASSEEESGEDMDQQDAQEYGNYQPGSLCGYCSFCNRCTECENCHCDEENMGEHCDQCQHCQFCYLCPLLCETVCTPGSYVDYFSSSLYQALADMLETPKP; this comes from the exons ATGGGCCACTGTGGGCCATGGCTGCACACTTTTCTCCTCTGGGCTGCAGTGGCCAGCCTGCTTCTCCCCACTGCCGTGACCCAGCAGCtgagaggggctgggctggggcccagcaaCTGGAACGACAATGCAGGAGCTTCGGGGCCCTCAGAGGACGCATCGGGCAAGGTTGGCCACCCCACGCACAGCCATAGAGGCCACGGAGATGAGAACAAGGATGTTTCCACGGAGAGTGGGCATCATTTGTGGGGCCACGGAGACCACAGAGAAGAGGATGAAGATGTCTCCAGAGAATCCCAAGACCATAGGTACCAAGGCCACAAGGTGGGAGATGAGAACACCTCTGATGAGGAGGAACATACAGAGCATGCTCAGCAGGCCCGTGGGCACAGAAGCCATGGGAATGAAGAGGCGGATGATTCAGCTGAGCACGGGCACCACTTCCCCAGCCACAGGAGCCATGGCCGTCGAGATGAGGACGAAGACGAAGTTGTGTCCAGTGAGCATCACCATCATATCGTTAGGCATGTACACCGAGGCCATGGAGAAGAGGAggatgaagaagaggaagaggaggatgtCTCCACTGAGTATGGACACCAGGTCCACAGACACCAAGACCACGGGAAGGAAAAGGATGAAGATGTCTCAGATGAACACCACCATCATGGCCCCAGCCACAGACACCGAGgccatgaagaagaagaagatgatgatgatgatgtctcCACTGAGTACATACACCAGACCCACAGGAGTCAAGGCCATGGGAAGGAAGACAATGAAGATGTCTCAGATGAACACCACCATCATATCCCTAGCCACAGACATCAAGGCCACAGAGACAAGgaagatgaggatgaggatgtgTCCACTGAACACTGGCACCAGGTTCCCAGACACACCCACCATGGCCTTGGAGACGACGAGGAGGAGATCACAGTCAAGTTCAGCCACCATGTTGCGAGCCACCAGCCCCAAGGCCACAAGAGCACTAAGGAGGAGGACTTCCCAGAGGAACATGAAAGAGCAGTCCGTGGCCATCACCACCGCGGAGTCCCCAAGGAGGAAGATGAGGACACCTCTGCCAAGCTTGGCCACCAGGCTCCCAGCCACAGGCAGCAAAGCCACAGAGATAAAGGGACTGGCCACAGAGAGTCCATCAAAGAGGAGACTAACCACCAGTCCCCAGAATACATGGGTGTAAAGGATAGAAGCCATTTAAGAGAGAGTGAttctgaggaggaagaggaagagaaggaagaggatcacaGCTCccatgaagatgatgatgaaggttcagaggagggaggagaaggtaCCCACCATGGCAGCCTGGACCAGGAGGATGAGGAAGACAAGGAGGAAGGTCATGGCCTCAGCCTGagccaggaagaggaggaagaagaggaggaagaagagaaggaggagaggagggaagagagggctgAGGTTTGGGTCCCACTGAGCCAAGACCACCAGGAGGAAGAAGAtgaggaggaggggctggaagaGGATGAGCTCCCCTTCACCATCATCCCCAACCCACTGGCCAGGAGGGAGGTGTCTGGAGGTGCCTCCAGTGAAGAGGAGAGTGGTGAGGACATGG ATCAGCAGGATGCCCAGGAGTATGGGAACTACCAGCCAGGGTCCCTGTGTGGCTACTGCTCCTTCTGCAAT CGATGCACTGAATGTGAGAACTGTCACTGTGACGAGGAGAACATGGGAGAGCACTGCGACCAGTGCCAG cactgCCAGTTCTGCTACCTCTGCCCGCTGCTCTGCGAAACTGTCTGCACTCCGG GAAGCTACGTCGACTATTTCTCCTCGTCCCTGTACCA AGCCCTGGCAGACATGCTGGAAACTCCGAAACCCTAA